A stretch of Gadus macrocephalus chromosome 17, ASM3116895v1 DNA encodes these proteins:
- the LOC132445433 gene encoding Kv channel-interacting protein 4-like, with the protein MGLSILLRGTITEKLNWAFNLYDINKDGYITKEEMLDIMKAIYDMMGKCTYPVLKEETPHQHVEIFFQKMDKNKDGVVTIDEFIDCCQNDDNIMRSMHLFENVI; encoded by the exons ATGGGCCTCTCGATCCTCCTGAGGGGAACCATCACGGAGAAGCTCAACTGGGCCTTCAACCTGTACGACATCAACAAGGACGGCTACATCACcaaagag GAAATGCTGGACATCATGAAGGCGATCTACGACATGATGGGGAAGTGCACGTATCCGGTGCTCAAAGAGGAGACACCGCATCAACACGTGGAGATATTCTTCCAG AAAATGGATAAGAACAAAGACGGCGTGGTCACCATCGATGAGTTCATCGACTGTTGCCAAAAT GACGATAACATCATGCGGTCGATGCATCTGTTTGAAAACGTCATCTAA